A segment of the Coffea arabica cultivar ET-39 chromosome 8c, Coffea Arabica ET-39 HiFi, whole genome shotgun sequence genome:
AGTTTCTTTTACTTCTTTTAATTGAGTTCTTGTTTATTTCAATTTGATGAATAGGGGTCACTCACTTTTATTTGAATGTTCTGTttgaaatttcatgtttatttccatttcatatgattatttgataatttcagtggtaccttgacctatttattattttggagggtaaattagtaatttcactacgttagagctccaactcaagggaggtataacttcttttatcttttttgtctctcctatgtgaaccaacgtgctacgtgagaaatacatgtctactttgctttcctagcctttctttaatttcttttatttatgtcatttacttttgctttttatttaagttattctttatggggtatgtgtacacctcttggcttgtaatagttagggatttaattattttattccttttcccccttttagactgtagtagggtctccctaatgtaatagatagggcttggaggagcattcaatgaagacctatcgaagtcatgtgtctagctagcaaatgtaatagttaggattttaattgtcttatgtgtcttgcatgcttagttactacgtgttaatttgctttgttagggccttgcatctagtcgagcatgctaaatgttatgtgctatgtgtttataagtgtttggcatgtctactcgctttccataacctgaatgaatgtgatggatgaatgtacgtttccactagtccaacgctagtcggaattcataaaatgggctagtccaacgctagacccttagggatttcccctcgttagtacatgtttgcatgttcattacatgtcatgcattctttttagttttatcattttgcatgcccctcgaacccctttttccctccattttaggattttttgcatttcatgttagttatagggttcatttgcttgagagtccccttaaatatgggatatagacgagtgtggctttttctaagccttagcacgcttgtattccctctataaaagggcaaattgagtcacgatttaggtctccccgtacccaatatgcatgaattccctaggctcatgcatttttaaatccactctaccattttataccctcatcacactttcatttttcctcccattttgcacacgtgcacctttatgtttcttcacttgcacacgaacacttttatcatcacttgcacacatgcacttcatattatcatttcacataccgtaccttgcccactcacgtgcacattttcatttacatatttattgttttttattactttttcaaactcatgtcctcacattgcatacatgcattccattcatttgcatcccactcgcattattcgtgacttcttcaaaggatcgttattgggcttcacaattaatgtgattggcaccactcaacctttgaagagaaatttccctcaatacccctaggtctagggtttgcattcatgtagtgcatccaaatgtaataaattctttggttaaaacaagaaaatctttgattaaatcatgcaactagacttggctaggtcaaaggggtgccttggattttatccttgctttcccctttgtcaaatgtgactcccgaaccttttgctttggtttacgtggactaggagtcgtttaaaaggggtttcttactactttttcctattttttctttaaaaattcattttttggtgacttggtacaccttaactcattaccaagtggcgactccaatttttatttcaaaaaccctttttaaactataattttgggtcaaatcgtcgcattctcaaccccccatttagacccattttttcttttaaatcacaattcattttccaatcacaaattgaatcaaaaatacattttttaattatttatttatttattcaaaaattggggcgcgacagttggcgactccactggggacatttgagagtccgagcaaatttgatttaattaacctttttcttcttttaaccttttcatatatcacatttgggtgttttagggttgcattttttctttttaggattttgcatttcgcgcgtattaATTACTCCAtcactcacgaatgtatgattggttgattggatgtatgtttacttgtttatctcgcgcttgcattgcatttgggcaggggtgtgtgtcacctttagagtctcgcgtggttctcaaccctttccctcaaaatagggaacacttcatacgtgcacgtttacttattgttatcccattttattttatttttcgtgggcgctatcccacaccgccttgtaggattaggattgattgtcttgggtaggcggatggtgtgcactgcgcccatagcgctacctaagggatcactcgagccaccgatcggaggccttgggagtgatgaccctttgcctttaggtctgaaggcttgggagccgaagccttatcgagtctagttgcattagtgaaccccagcctcatgcatccatgttagaatttttCTAGTTTAGAGTCGGCCTtaccctcttttaagcacattaggcacgagggaaggggttccaccccttttacttgttttattgtatttcctttcttatttgctcccaatgtgttatgtgtactatcaattgtgctaaccatttcattgttttcttgtcttgcattcatatgccttagcaataagaggcctcttcgGCATTCTTTTAGTGAcatacccactagataactcacatgtttaagtttcagtcattacacttatttttcaataagtacatttcattttagaccttttccccccgatgctTTGTTTATGTCCTTTAGACCATATTTGTCATATATttacattgctttaataaatggcatcatgcataaccatagaaagggaatgccatttaggggatcccgtgttaggaataaaaccaccttgtgtctcggatacttaatccaatgagacttgcacgtttacattttgtaccatccaaaggggtagtgcacaaggtaaggtaggatccgatcattttcataagagcgatttttggaatatgagcgtctaataatcactttttggccattttatcaagattggtaaaattcccttgcgtcaaaggacattaatttgaagaaaattcacaaatgattcctcctgttgagacgataaataaattgaggccaaaatttgattttagaaggctcataggctaatgtATCGTAATAATTTTTTGCAACTAGCAGTGGATAGCTTGATTTTTTAATAAGctcccaattccattcaatcaaTTGGACCATTtccttcatcaatttcatccaatccattttatcaatttgttcatttttagggcaatttagtcgatttttgaataaatcaccaatgtcattcaattcatttgattagttagggcaattttgtcgattttcgataaatcatcaatttcgtccgattcatttgaccagtttacccttttaggacgatctggtcaattttgaataaattctcgatttcattcaattcatttgaccaaattcctttttaggatgatccggtcaattttgagtaagtttttaaattttactcaattcatttgacccgtttccctttttagggtaatgcgATCGAttttaaattgtcaatttcattcaacccatttgaccaattagggtttcaatgtcaatttcaaattgggaaacttagtcgatttttgagaaaaccatccattgcatccagccatttgatcagttggggttttgacccgtgcttcactgaaaaaatttggtcaatgaattccaatctcttcgataggaagttcgtcaaggtcaaacccgtgcatttttgcaaactcttgtatcgatcaaaagtgatcaatccatttggacgttgacatcattttgacaaatgtctctcgtcactccaattgaccaaatttttcaaaattatttttcacttaaatgagttgatcagatccatcaggtatggtatagtgcctgctctggaggattgcattttcatgctaggcctacccttggcacaaaaagggttcccccataggacatgcatccgaattttttggatatctactaactcttgcctttttctttttcttttcttttctttatttttattataactaagcgagggttaaatctaaaggtaatctttcaaaaattctcaggtaatatttaaacatagcttctcgtcgaagccccatcataacgcgatcccgtagtaaAGCCCAAaagaatcgtgtagacatgagtactcggCCAGGATCGTCTGATAAGACCgctgcaactacccagccggaagccacaagtcccggggttcagttgactgaattacttgccaaatttggggaaatgacATCTGAAATGGCAACCCAAATGAAGTTGATTGATGAGTtaatcagcagcggagttcaacctgaacctGTACCTAACAGGCAGCCAGAGCcagagccatttgtcatcccttcaactcaagtcactgatactccatctttccctattccacccgaaggaactttcacatatcccaccatacatttgccatacacttaccctcctggtccttcatttttccctgctcacatgcaaggcccacaaccccaagTTACTTTAAacataccacctgagccacataccttttatcacactactgctgagccattcctaccagaccatactattcaaaccaagccagaaattggggaatcttccgctcccgttgatataaagcttcTCAAACGCCTGGACCGTTTCGATGAGTTTATAAAgaaaagtcaggggttgaacaaacaaggagtcttggattacgatgagctttgccttttcccgaatgtgcaattgcctgaggggttcaaaactccgaagtttaacaagtatgatgggacgggcaatcccaagacacatctcagattgttcgccaacaagttgggtaggacaccggatgatgaaaatctgcctttgaggctattcccagaaagtctggagggggatgcactcgactggtattccaagttgaaacccgaagaagcgaagacctggcttgacttgtccaacgcttttgtaaggtagtacgagtataattgcgagctggctccgacgcgaaccacgttggaaggaacaaaaagaaaaccctctgaggaccacaagacgtatgctaagagatggaggaaaatagccgcaaaagtcgagccaccaatgacggaggacgaaatcatacgcactttcattaaggcacatgatccgccgtactttgaagaaattttccgcatgactggatgctcatttgccgcaattgttaataaacttgaggaatttgatgatttcgtgaaaactggaaagattgttaatgtgtctgccctcaaatcACAGTTGGATGCTTCGCAAAGTcaaggtagtaatgggaagaagcaacaattccaaaagaaagaaggggaaactgcttttgtctggaATCGAAACCCTGTTCCAAagcccagacctcgacaataccctacctactccaacccttactgtgaggactcgcaaattccttgcatatttctcaaaaattcccttttatttgaaaattatttggaaattattatttcatgttatccatggttcaatcaccctagaaaagtgccaatgaccataggaaattagggttttcctattcgttttcaattcaaggtgaaatcggatttttcgtgtaaccgcagtataattatccggtaccgagtaaggatcaaatttggtgcttaagagtgacttttaagtgagaaataatatgtggttagaagcaatgataaaaagttagtgaattggaaataaaaaccctagtacgtgcgatttaagagaaaacgcgtcacaccgacgtgtaccgtgcactaccgtttgaaccaccacttgaccaccactttcttgccatacaagtttattactaatggaggaaaatatctcctctctcatgatgacctcttgaccgaaatttgtggctaaaatgcaaggaaagaaagagaaaattttgtggtggaaatcaagccaagtgttgCCTAAACTTGTGGTCCAaattaatcctaatcttcttgctttcttatctTACAAACTTAgctcattcttcttcattttttcttctccttggccgaaataagagagagagagagagagacaaagagagttcatctcattctccttcatttcttctccaaatcttgaaaagttttttctattcgcgcaaatctactccgattaagttgttatctagctcaagtgctacctaccggtgtaattttcttgaggaacaaagaccttgaacacttgtttctagttgccttggaaaggtatatatgctagaaccttgattctccgattaaatgcatgattagttgctaaatatgtcacatatggttgaattattgatgtatgtggtgaaatagaggcttggatcatgatttttccattttattggaatttttacagttttcctatgattcttctagtgcttaaaatttggggctttgatgtttaaagtctaatatgggaagttaagatggtgaagcaagccaaaaataaagaaattagcatttgatttcaagaatttccagatttcagggacttgaaaattcagttctgcccgtttctatatcacctagttagaggccgaatttggcttggcataaaacataaaagttgtagagaatgatattttataattttccacaaaatttcagctcaatcggagcaacgtagcttgtgaaaagacgaaaataccctcgctgatctaggttactttccagaattccgcgtggacagtttagtctctttggttgtgtttgttCACTATAATACGTTCAGATTTAGCCAattgttaaaacatgaaagttttagtgccctgtcttagctttccagtgccgccaagaacgtcttaatcggacctcggtagactgagatatggtcattttaatgtattacggttgattagccgaatagttggaaccaggttatatgaattgaggaatttgattagattacactgaaaatttgattaagtgctcttcatgaaaattgtagacttttgttttagcttcgaattggtataagttgtacctcaatccgataagcgtagcctcggatgtgttctaTCCAtgaccacacgtcaaatctgtcttttgtaacttcatttccacacttgatattagcttaattcttgttcttgtattgttttgagcctatggaatggctattgaattgaaattgtattaTGGAtaattttgggttggattgagtaaaagaatgaagcctaaatggctggaaaagtaggtaaacacaaagggcatgctgcccaaattttcgctcgaggactaagtttttatttgaactggtatacttacgtttggtctatgaaaccctagttattttgtccacgggtctaaatgtcctcgtttcgctttaaagtcttttatacatTCTACTCTATAATTGTCAAGTTTCttggattgcacctaattgtttgtgctaggtgagctgtaatattcttttcgtttaatcttaggttttctcgatgattaaagataatatccgaaAAGATATTTTGTCGTTGTTTTtcatacataggtgagtgttctatatacgttttgtttctatgactatgaggattgttgtgactatgggattatttgtgattatttgattaaatgttaattgttttctatgatttctaaaatgaactttttctaggtgagtgtgtactttatcgcactcgacctaaataaatatgaaattttcggtgattaaatgttgaaatactagttgcgcatgaatgtaagactctttggctgaactgggcccttgcccttgttaccgatcgactcgagccagaagcggactcggtcgggcgatatggtgacctgggtgaatttggtatactcgagtattaccttgtagtccggcaacgtccggatgggtggagtccggccaacgtccggaaagggatgaatgaacaaacgcaggcacgagggttttacttctcaaaaaggaaatttttaaatcattggaggaataaggggaaatgtcaagggaacaaacgaacaaacaaatagctcctcgtgagcctgtatccttttaatgaatgtattatcattgctttatattggacatgttttctggattaaatgttattacatgactaatgttccttgtttaattacttgtttatatatatagaacctcactgggtttttagctcatacaacgtcaatttttttccttagcaggggaggcgagcaaggacgagcgttctgtatagtctagttgatctagttctttggccttgtaatggttctcgccctagtgcttggcacgggctggttgtatgaggaatgagaacccttgtatattcaatgtttgtacttgaatggtaacaactttgaagacttctggtgtgtagaagtttcttatcttttacttgagcatctattgtctatggatatatatacatgattcgagttccatagtgagtgagtcctggcgagagctgggcaggcgacccgctgaaccctggggtacgccctagggggaagtggggccgtcacaggtggtatcagagcttaggcttcagattcctgtaatatatcctaggcttgaagtttaggatgccaaacTGTGGGACTGgcttgaaagttaaatgattgcttgtagcgATGTAATTTAGGgtcacttcacgtggtctctacgaaggagcaagatagggccaagtggtattatggtccttactatgtgattgagtaaagacttaagtgcccttctagaaatgtaagttgtgaatcatgaatgttataggttgtaaaacctttatcttgataattggaggaaatttgatatgtatgttggggaggaatctcgaatgtggtgatttactcttgggaccggccggcttgagttgtgaattaccttatttcggattctcgtgcccgagtactccagagttgaggcgatgctagctactaggtacttgagacttgtattttggaacatgaacaggctttgtccgactaaaatgaatataagaaatctacggacacctagtgactaggaagtgacgtgagagaccggacaggGTCATCTTAGTTGAGtctggaaaatattgtaacccaaaagatccttgtggtgaGATCGAAATGATTCTTAGTACGTGATCAACTTTTGAGAActatttttgatctgattaatgcaagttggaatttcgaggtcgaaattcttttaagggggagagagtgtgaggactcgcaaattccttgcatatttctcaaaaattcccttttatttgaaaattatttggaaatcattatttcatgttatccatggttcaatcaccctagaaaagtgccaatgaccataggaaattagggttttcctattcgttttcaattcaaggtgaaatcggatttttcgtgtaaccgcagtataattatccggtaccgagtaaggatcaaatttggtgcttaagagtgacttttaagtgagaaataatatgtggttagaagcaatgataaaaagttagtgaattggaaataaaaaccctagtacgtgcgatttaagagaaaacgcgtcacaccgacgtgtaccgtgcactaccgtttgaaccaccacttgaccaccactttcttgccatacaagtttattactaatggagcaaaatatctcctctctcatgatgacctcttgaccgaaatttgtggctaaaatgcaaggaaagaaagagaaaattttgtggtggaaatcaagccaagtgttgCCTAAACTTGTGGTCCAaattaatcctaatcttcttgctttcttatctTACAAACTTAgctcattcttcttcattttttcttctccttggccgaaataagagagagagagagagagagagacaaagagagttcatctcattctccttcatttcttctccaaatcttgaaaagtttcttctattcgcgcaaatctactccgattaagttgttatctagctcaagtgctacctaccggtgtaattttcttgaggaacaaagaccttgaacacttgtttctagttgccttggaaaggtatatatgctagaaccttgattctccgattaaatgcatgattagttgctaaatatgtcacatatggttgaattattgatgtatgtggtgaaatagaggcttggatcatgatttttccattttattggaatttttacagttttcctatgattcttctagtgcttaaaatttgggactttgatgtttaaagtctaatatgggaagttaagatggtgaagcaagccaaaaataaagaaattagcatttgatttcaagaatttccagatttcagggacttgaaaattcagttctgcccgtttctatatcacctagttagaggccgaatttggcttggcataaaacatgaaagttgtagagaataatattttatagtttcccacaaaatttcagctcaatcggagcaacgtagcttgtgaaaagacgaaaataccctcgctgatctaggttactttccagaattccgcgtggacagtttagtctcttTGATTGTGTTTGTTCACTATAATACTTTCAGATTTAGCCAattgttaaaacatgaaagttttagtgccctgtcttagctttccagtgccgccaagaacgtcttaatcggacctcggtagactgagatatggtcattttaatgtattacggttgattagccgaatagttggaaccaggttatatgaattgaggaatttgattagattacactgaaaatttgattaagtgatcttcatgaaaattgtagacttttgttttagcttcgaattggtataagttgtacctcaatccgataagcgtagcctcggatgtgttctaTCCAtgaccacacgtcaaatctgtcttttgtaacttcatttccgcacttgatattagcttaattcttgttcttgtattgttttgagcctatggaatggctattgaattgaaattgtattaTGGAtaattttgggttggattgagtaaaagaatgaagcctaaatggctgg
Coding sequences within it:
- the LOC140013891 gene encoding uncharacterized protein, yielding MSTRPGSSDKTAATTQPEATSPGVQLTELLAKFGEMTSEMATQMKLIDELISSGVQPEPVPNRQPEPEPFVIPSTQVTDTPSFPIPPEGTFTYPTIHLPYTYPPGPSFFPAHMQGPQPQVTLNIPPEPHTFYHTTAEPFLPDHTIQTKPEIGESSAPVDIKLLKRLDRFDEFIKKSQGLNKQGVLDYDELCLFPNVQLPEGFKTPKFNKYDGTGNPKTHLRLFANKLGRTPDDENLPLRLFPESLEGDALDWYSKLKPEEAKTWLDLSNAFVR